The Manis javanica isolate MJ-LG chromosome 4, MJ_LKY, whole genome shotgun sequence genome contains a region encoding:
- the ZMYM1 gene encoding zinc finger MYM-type protein 1 isoform X2 codes for MLRRNLETVPQEETISLDLEDSFASDTKMKESPIDGEGDDKAGAPHLGQLDEIKTEPDNAQEYCQAQPPKTQESELKINTTFSDSASQLTAGIQLSLTSSGVNKMLPSVSTTAIQVSCSGCKKILQKGQTAYQRKGSTQLFCSTPCVTEYISSANSPALPKRTCSNCSKDILNLKDVISVQLEDNTSSKNFCSQSCLSSYEEKRKPFVTVCTNGISIKCSMCQKTTVSSDEMIETTSDLGKTELFCSVNCLSAYNKAKMESSTVNVSMVHDASTELPSPKKDTTPVISNIVSLADTHAALPVMNSDVLQAGTVSSVTANIIADISKSSPSESSSGGVNSVEQPDLSPSSSIPSQHTVGSSIEVQKDQVPNQDAAYTMKSMKINDGLCHPKFTSKVQKVKGKSRSIRKSWWSNFQHLENSVKKDVTFCYSCQLFSQKNFSCEGESFATQEISNWKKTLEKFRKHEKSEMHLKSLQFWREYQFCDEAVNDNLSIHSKQIEGNKKYLKLIIENILFLGKQCLPLRGNDQSISSVNKGNFLELLEIRAKDKGEEIFRLTNSQVDFYNSAQIQNDIIEIIKTEMLQDIVNEINVSSAFSIICDETNDSTTKEQFSICVRYPQKTAKAILIKERFLGFIDVEEIAGANLHGTIRTYLQHIGVDLSKICGQAYDSTTNLRGKFNKIAAEFKKEEPRALYIHCYAHFLDLAVIRFCKEIKELRSALNTLSSLFNTIHMSGELSANFRNICKLSQNKTCKKHTSQSCWTVHDRTLLSVIEGLPEIIEALEVLSSRSSNASLADELSDLLTLVSKFEFIFCLKFLYRVLSVTGILSKELQSEMIDIFSLSSKIEAIFECLSSERNDVYFKTIWDGAEEICQKVTCKGFEVERPSFQKRRKIQKTIDLGNADSMVFPTSTEEQYKINIYYQGLDTILQNLNLCFSEFDYCKMKQISELLLKWNEPLNETTAKHIQEFYKLDADIIPELRFYRQYAKLNFVIDYDCITFIDLGYLFIQHGLHNNIPCISKLLYIALSWPVTSASAKNSFSTLPRLKTYLCCALGQEKLSGLALMAIEQELANKLMEPERLNGIVEKFIHQTKEI; via the exons GAATCTGGAAACTGTTCCCCAAGAAGAAACCATTAGTTTGGACCTGGAGGATTCCTTTGCCTCAGATACTAAGATGAAAGAATCACCGATAGATGGTGAAGGTGACGACAAGGCAGGGGCACCACACCTGGGGCAGCTAGATGAAATTAAGACGGAACCTGACAATGCTCAG GAGTATTGTCAAGCCCAACCGCCCAAAACTCAGGAGAGTGAACTGAAAATAAACACTACATTTTCAGACAGTG CTTCACAGTTGACTGCAGGCATTCAGCTTTCTCTGACATCATCTGGCGTGAATAAAATGCTTCCTTCAGTTTCAACCACAGCCATTCAGGTTTCCTGTTCCGGCTGTAAAAAAATCCTTCAGAAGGGCCAGACAGCTTATCAGAGGAAAGGGTCTACTCAGCTTTTCTGTTCCACACCGTGCGTCACTGAATACATTTCATCTGCCAATTCACCAGCTCTTCCCAAGAGAACTTGTTCAAACTGCTCCAA agACATTTTAAATCTAAAAGATGTGATCAGTGTCCAGCTGGAAGATAATACCTCTAGCAAAAATTTTTGCAGCCAATCTTGTCTTTCAtcatatgaagaaaaaagaaaaccttttgtCACTGTATGTACTAATGGCATTTCAATCAAGTGCAGCATGTGTCAGAAGACTACTGTC TCCTCAGATGAAATGATTGAAACCACCAGTGACTTGGGGAAGACAGAACTATTCTGCTCTGTTAATTGTTTGTCTGCTTATAATAAAGCTAAGATGGAATCTTCTACTG tcaATGTTTCCATGGTGCATGATGCTTCAACAGAGCTCCCTTCTCCAAAGAAAGATACGACTCCAGTTATAAGCAATATAGTGTCGTTGGCAGATACTCATGCTGCCCTGCCTGTCATGAACTCTGACGTCTTACAAG CAGGCACAGTTTCTTCAGTAACAGCAAATATCATTGCAGAT ATTTCTAAGAGTTCACCCAGTGAATCAAGTAGTGGTGGTGTTAATAGTGTAGAACAACCAGACCTTTCACCGTCATCATCAATACCCAGTCAACATACAGTTGGCTCCAGTATAGAAGTACAAAAAGATCAAGTGCCAAACCAAGATGCTGCATATACTATGAaatctatgaaaataaatgatggGCTATGTCACCCAAAATTTACGTCCAAAGTACAAAAAGTTAAAGGTAAATCACGAAGTATTAGAAAATCTTGGTGGTCAAATTTTCAGCATTTGGAAAACAGTGTTAAAAAAGATGTGACATTCTGTTATTCATGCCAGTTGTTCTCCCAGAAAAATTTTAGCTGTGAAGGAGAGTCATTTGCAACCCAAGAAATTTCTAATTGGAAAAAAACTCTGGAAAAATTCAGAAAGCATGAAAAAAGTGAAATGCATCTGAAGTCATTGCAATTTTGGAGGGAATACCAATTTTGTGATGAAGCTGTCAATGATaatttatctattcattcaaaacagattgaaggaaataaaaagtaccTAAAGCttataattgaaaatattttatttcttggaaaGCAGTGTTTACCCTTAAGAGGAAACGACCAGTCTATTTCATCTGTGAATAAAGGCAATTTTTTAGAATTGTTAGAAATCAGAGCAAAAgataaaggagaagaaatatttCGACTTACGAATTCACAAGTTGACTTCTATAATAGTGCACAGATTCAAAATGATATTATTGAAATTATAAAGACTGAAATGTTGCAAGATATTGTGAATGAGATCAATGTCTCCTCAGCTTTTTCAATAATATGTGATGAAACAAATGATAGTACCACTAAAGAACAGTTTTCAATTTGTGTAAGATACCCACAAAAAACAGCAAAAGCTATCTTAATTAAAGAGAGATTTTTGGGTTTCATAGATGTTGAAGAGATTGCTGGGGCCAACTTACATGGGACTATTAGAACATACCTACAGCATATTGGAGTGGATTTGAGTAAAATTTGTGGCCAGGCCTATGATAGTACCACTAATTTGAGgggaaaatttaataaaattgcaGCAGAATTCAAGAAGGAGGAGCCAAGAGCTTTATATATACATTGTTATGCACATTTTTTGGATTTAGCAGTAATTCGtttttgcaaagaaataaaagaactacGAAGTGCTTTAAATACTCTCAGTTCTTTGTTCAACACTATTCATATGTCTGGGGAACTATCTGCAAATTTTCGAAATATTTGTAAGCTAAGTCAGAACAAAACATGCAAAAAACATACATCACAATCATGTTGGACAGTCCATGATCGTACATTACTATCTGTGATTGAAGGTCTTCCAGAGATTATTGAAGCACTGGAAGTTTTATCAAGCCGTTCTTCAAACGCAAGTTTGGCTGATGAATTGAGTGATCTGTTGACATTGGTTTCcaaatttgaatttatattttgtttgaaatttctTTATCGAGTACTAAGTGTTACAGGAATTCTTTCTAAAGAGCTTCAAAGTGAAATGATagacattttttctttgtcttcaaaaATAGAAGCAATTTTTGAATGTTTATCATCTGAAAGAAATGATGTCTATTTCAAAACTATCTGGGATGGAGCAGAGGAAATATGTCAAAAAGTAACATGTAAAGGTTTTGAAGTTGAAAGACCATCTtttcagaagagaagaaaaatccagaaaacaatAGATCTTGGCAATGCAGACAGTATGGTTTTTCCTACCTCAACAGAAgaacaatataaaattaatatttattaccaAGGATTGGATACTATCTTACAAAATTTAAACTTATGTTTTTCAGAGTTTGATTATTGCAAAATGAAGCAAATTTCAGAACTATTACTGAAATGGAATGAACCCTTAAATGAAACAACAGCCAAACACATCCAAGAATTCTATAAACTTGATGCAGACATCATCCCAGAACTTAGATTTTATCGACAATATGCAAAGCTCAACTTTGTCATAGATTATGATTGTATCACCTTCATCGATCTTGGCTACTTATTTATTCAGCATGGTCTTCACAATAATATTCCTTGCATATCAAAGCTATTATATATTGCTTTGTCTTGGCCAGTTACTTCAGCAAGTGCCAAAAATTCATTTTCTACACTGCCTCGTCTTAAAACATATTTATGTTGTGCTCTTGGACAAGAGAAACTTAGTGGCCTGGCCCTAATGGCTATTGAGCAGGAATTGGCAAATAAACTGATGGAGCCTGAAAGACTCAATGGAATTGTGGAAAAGTTTATCCATCAGACAAAAGAAATATAA
- the ZMYM1 gene encoding zinc finger MYM-type protein 1 isoform X1: MLRRNLETVPQEETISLDLEDSFASDTKMKESPIDGEGDDKAGAPHLGQLDEIKTEPDNAQEYCQAQPPKTQESELKINTTFSDSASQLTAGIQLSLTSSGVNKMLPSVSTTAIQVSCSGCKKILQKGQTAYQRKGSTQLFCSTPCVTEYISSANSPALPKRTCSNCSKDILNLKDVISVQLEDNTSSKNFCSQSCLSSYEEKRKPFVTVCTNGISIKCSMCQKTTVKPAKTLTSVLCKSLKSSDEMIETTSDLGKTELFCSVNCLSAYNKAKMESSTVNVSMVHDASTELPSPKKDTTPVISNIVSLADTHAALPVMNSDVLQAGTVSSVTANIIADISKSSPSESSSGGVNSVEQPDLSPSSSIPSQHTVGSSIEVQKDQVPNQDAAYTMKSMKINDGLCHPKFTSKVQKVKGKSRSIRKSWWSNFQHLENSVKKDVTFCYSCQLFSQKNFSCEGESFATQEISNWKKTLEKFRKHEKSEMHLKSLQFWREYQFCDEAVNDNLSIHSKQIEGNKKYLKLIIENILFLGKQCLPLRGNDQSISSVNKGNFLELLEIRAKDKGEEIFRLTNSQVDFYNSAQIQNDIIEIIKTEMLQDIVNEINVSSAFSIICDETNDSTTKEQFSICVRYPQKTAKAILIKERFLGFIDVEEIAGANLHGTIRTYLQHIGVDLSKICGQAYDSTTNLRGKFNKIAAEFKKEEPRALYIHCYAHFLDLAVIRFCKEIKELRSALNTLSSLFNTIHMSGELSANFRNICKLSQNKTCKKHTSQSCWTVHDRTLLSVIEGLPEIIEALEVLSSRSSNASLADELSDLLTLVSKFEFIFCLKFLYRVLSVTGILSKELQSEMIDIFSLSSKIEAIFECLSSERNDVYFKTIWDGAEEICQKVTCKGFEVERPSFQKRRKIQKTIDLGNADSMVFPTSTEEQYKINIYYQGLDTILQNLNLCFSEFDYCKMKQISELLLKWNEPLNETTAKHIQEFYKLDADIIPELRFYRQYAKLNFVIDYDCITFIDLGYLFIQHGLHNNIPCISKLLYIALSWPVTSASAKNSFSTLPRLKTYLCCALGQEKLSGLALMAIEQELANKLMEPERLNGIVEKFIHQTKEI, translated from the exons GAATCTGGAAACTGTTCCCCAAGAAGAAACCATTAGTTTGGACCTGGAGGATTCCTTTGCCTCAGATACTAAGATGAAAGAATCACCGATAGATGGTGAAGGTGACGACAAGGCAGGGGCACCACACCTGGGGCAGCTAGATGAAATTAAGACGGAACCTGACAATGCTCAG GAGTATTGTCAAGCCCAACCGCCCAAAACTCAGGAGAGTGAACTGAAAATAAACACTACATTTTCAGACAGTG CTTCACAGTTGACTGCAGGCATTCAGCTTTCTCTGACATCATCTGGCGTGAATAAAATGCTTCCTTCAGTTTCAACCACAGCCATTCAGGTTTCCTGTTCCGGCTGTAAAAAAATCCTTCAGAAGGGCCAGACAGCTTATCAGAGGAAAGGGTCTACTCAGCTTTTCTGTTCCACACCGTGCGTCACTGAATACATTTCATCTGCCAATTCACCAGCTCTTCCCAAGAGAACTTGTTCAAACTGCTCCAA agACATTTTAAATCTAAAAGATGTGATCAGTGTCCAGCTGGAAGATAATACCTCTAGCAAAAATTTTTGCAGCCAATCTTGTCTTTCAtcatatgaagaaaaaagaaaaccttttgtCACTGTATGTACTAATGGCATTTCAATCAAGTGCAGCATGTGTCAGAAGACTACTGTC AAACCAGCTAAAACACTTACATCTGTTCTTTGCAAATCATTGAAGTCCTCAGATGAAATGATTGAAACCACCAGTGACTTGGGGAAGACAGAACTATTCTGCTCTGTTAATTGTTTGTCTGCTTATAATAAAGCTAAGATGGAATCTTCTACTG tcaATGTTTCCATGGTGCATGATGCTTCAACAGAGCTCCCTTCTCCAAAGAAAGATACGACTCCAGTTATAAGCAATATAGTGTCGTTGGCAGATACTCATGCTGCCCTGCCTGTCATGAACTCTGACGTCTTACAAG CAGGCACAGTTTCTTCAGTAACAGCAAATATCATTGCAGAT ATTTCTAAGAGTTCACCCAGTGAATCAAGTAGTGGTGGTGTTAATAGTGTAGAACAACCAGACCTTTCACCGTCATCATCAATACCCAGTCAACATACAGTTGGCTCCAGTATAGAAGTACAAAAAGATCAAGTGCCAAACCAAGATGCTGCATATACTATGAaatctatgaaaataaatgatggGCTATGTCACCCAAAATTTACGTCCAAAGTACAAAAAGTTAAAGGTAAATCACGAAGTATTAGAAAATCTTGGTGGTCAAATTTTCAGCATTTGGAAAACAGTGTTAAAAAAGATGTGACATTCTGTTATTCATGCCAGTTGTTCTCCCAGAAAAATTTTAGCTGTGAAGGAGAGTCATTTGCAACCCAAGAAATTTCTAATTGGAAAAAAACTCTGGAAAAATTCAGAAAGCATGAAAAAAGTGAAATGCATCTGAAGTCATTGCAATTTTGGAGGGAATACCAATTTTGTGATGAAGCTGTCAATGATaatttatctattcattcaaaacagattgaaggaaataaaaagtaccTAAAGCttataattgaaaatattttatttcttggaaaGCAGTGTTTACCCTTAAGAGGAAACGACCAGTCTATTTCATCTGTGAATAAAGGCAATTTTTTAGAATTGTTAGAAATCAGAGCAAAAgataaaggagaagaaatatttCGACTTACGAATTCACAAGTTGACTTCTATAATAGTGCACAGATTCAAAATGATATTATTGAAATTATAAAGACTGAAATGTTGCAAGATATTGTGAATGAGATCAATGTCTCCTCAGCTTTTTCAATAATATGTGATGAAACAAATGATAGTACCACTAAAGAACAGTTTTCAATTTGTGTAAGATACCCACAAAAAACAGCAAAAGCTATCTTAATTAAAGAGAGATTTTTGGGTTTCATAGATGTTGAAGAGATTGCTGGGGCCAACTTACATGGGACTATTAGAACATACCTACAGCATATTGGAGTGGATTTGAGTAAAATTTGTGGCCAGGCCTATGATAGTACCACTAATTTGAGgggaaaatttaataaaattgcaGCAGAATTCAAGAAGGAGGAGCCAAGAGCTTTATATATACATTGTTATGCACATTTTTTGGATTTAGCAGTAATTCGtttttgcaaagaaataaaagaactacGAAGTGCTTTAAATACTCTCAGTTCTTTGTTCAACACTATTCATATGTCTGGGGAACTATCTGCAAATTTTCGAAATATTTGTAAGCTAAGTCAGAACAAAACATGCAAAAAACATACATCACAATCATGTTGGACAGTCCATGATCGTACATTACTATCTGTGATTGAAGGTCTTCCAGAGATTATTGAAGCACTGGAAGTTTTATCAAGCCGTTCTTCAAACGCAAGTTTGGCTGATGAATTGAGTGATCTGTTGACATTGGTTTCcaaatttgaatttatattttgtttgaaatttctTTATCGAGTACTAAGTGTTACAGGAATTCTTTCTAAAGAGCTTCAAAGTGAAATGATagacattttttctttgtcttcaaaaATAGAAGCAATTTTTGAATGTTTATCATCTGAAAGAAATGATGTCTATTTCAAAACTATCTGGGATGGAGCAGAGGAAATATGTCAAAAAGTAACATGTAAAGGTTTTGAAGTTGAAAGACCATCTtttcagaagagaagaaaaatccagaaaacaatAGATCTTGGCAATGCAGACAGTATGGTTTTTCCTACCTCAACAGAAgaacaatataaaattaatatttattaccaAGGATTGGATACTATCTTACAAAATTTAAACTTATGTTTTTCAGAGTTTGATTATTGCAAAATGAAGCAAATTTCAGAACTATTACTGAAATGGAATGAACCCTTAAATGAAACAACAGCCAAACACATCCAAGAATTCTATAAACTTGATGCAGACATCATCCCAGAACTTAGATTTTATCGACAATATGCAAAGCTCAACTTTGTCATAGATTATGATTGTATCACCTTCATCGATCTTGGCTACTTATTTATTCAGCATGGTCTTCACAATAATATTCCTTGCATATCAAAGCTATTATATATTGCTTTGTCTTGGCCAGTTACTTCAGCAAGTGCCAAAAATTCATTTTCTACACTGCCTCGTCTTAAAACATATTTATGTTGTGCTCTTGGACAAGAGAAACTTAGTGGCCTGGCCCTAATGGCTATTGAGCAGGAATTGGCAAATAAACTGATGGAGCCTGAAAGACTCAATGGAATTGTGGAAAAGTTTATCCATCAGACAAAAGAAATATAA
- the ZMYM1 gene encoding zinc finger MYM-type protein 1 isoform X3, whose protein sequence is MKESPIDGEGDDKAGAPHLGQLDEIKTEPDNAQEYCQAQPPKTQESELKINTTFSDSASQLTAGIQLSLTSSGVNKMLPSVSTTAIQVSCSGCKKILQKGQTAYQRKGSTQLFCSTPCVTEYISSANSPALPKRTCSNCSKDILNLKDVISVQLEDNTSSKNFCSQSCLSSYEEKRKPFVTVCTNGISIKCSMCQKTTVKPAKTLTSVLCKSLKSSDEMIETTSDLGKTELFCSVNCLSAYNKAKMESSTVNVSMVHDASTELPSPKKDTTPVISNIVSLADTHAALPVMNSDVLQAGTVSSVTANIIADISKSSPSESSSGGVNSVEQPDLSPSSSIPSQHTVGSSIEVQKDQVPNQDAAYTMKSMKINDGLCHPKFTSKVQKVKGKSRSIRKSWWSNFQHLENSVKKDVTFCYSCQLFSQKNFSCEGESFATQEISNWKKTLEKFRKHEKSEMHLKSLQFWREYQFCDEAVNDNLSIHSKQIEGNKKYLKLIIENILFLGKQCLPLRGNDQSISSVNKGNFLELLEIRAKDKGEEIFRLTNSQVDFYNSAQIQNDIIEIIKTEMLQDIVNEINVSSAFSIICDETNDSTTKEQFSICVRYPQKTAKAILIKERFLGFIDVEEIAGANLHGTIRTYLQHIGVDLSKICGQAYDSTTNLRGKFNKIAAEFKKEEPRALYIHCYAHFLDLAVIRFCKEIKELRSALNTLSSLFNTIHMSGELSANFRNICKLSQNKTCKKHTSQSCWTVHDRTLLSVIEGLPEIIEALEVLSSRSSNASLADELSDLLTLVSKFEFIFCLKFLYRVLSVTGILSKELQSEMIDIFSLSSKIEAIFECLSSERNDVYFKTIWDGAEEICQKVTCKGFEVERPSFQKRRKIQKTIDLGNADSMVFPTSTEEQYKINIYYQGLDTILQNLNLCFSEFDYCKMKQISELLLKWNEPLNETTAKHIQEFYKLDADIIPELRFYRQYAKLNFVIDYDCITFIDLGYLFIQHGLHNNIPCISKLLYIALSWPVTSASAKNSFSTLPRLKTYLCCALGQEKLSGLALMAIEQELANKLMEPERLNGIVEKFIHQTKEI, encoded by the exons ATGAAAGAATCACCGATAGATGGTGAAGGTGACGACAAGGCAGGGGCACCACACCTGGGGCAGCTAGATGAAATTAAGACGGAACCTGACAATGCTCAG GAGTATTGTCAAGCCCAACCGCCCAAAACTCAGGAGAGTGAACTGAAAATAAACACTACATTTTCAGACAGTG CTTCACAGTTGACTGCAGGCATTCAGCTTTCTCTGACATCATCTGGCGTGAATAAAATGCTTCCTTCAGTTTCAACCACAGCCATTCAGGTTTCCTGTTCCGGCTGTAAAAAAATCCTTCAGAAGGGCCAGACAGCTTATCAGAGGAAAGGGTCTACTCAGCTTTTCTGTTCCACACCGTGCGTCACTGAATACATTTCATCTGCCAATTCACCAGCTCTTCCCAAGAGAACTTGTTCAAACTGCTCCAA agACATTTTAAATCTAAAAGATGTGATCAGTGTCCAGCTGGAAGATAATACCTCTAGCAAAAATTTTTGCAGCCAATCTTGTCTTTCAtcatatgaagaaaaaagaaaaccttttgtCACTGTATGTACTAATGGCATTTCAATCAAGTGCAGCATGTGTCAGAAGACTACTGTC AAACCAGCTAAAACACTTACATCTGTTCTTTGCAAATCATTGAAGTCCTCAGATGAAATGATTGAAACCACCAGTGACTTGGGGAAGACAGAACTATTCTGCTCTGTTAATTGTTTGTCTGCTTATAATAAAGCTAAGATGGAATCTTCTACTG tcaATGTTTCCATGGTGCATGATGCTTCAACAGAGCTCCCTTCTCCAAAGAAAGATACGACTCCAGTTATAAGCAATATAGTGTCGTTGGCAGATACTCATGCTGCCCTGCCTGTCATGAACTCTGACGTCTTACAAG CAGGCACAGTTTCTTCAGTAACAGCAAATATCATTGCAGAT ATTTCTAAGAGTTCACCCAGTGAATCAAGTAGTGGTGGTGTTAATAGTGTAGAACAACCAGACCTTTCACCGTCATCATCAATACCCAGTCAACATACAGTTGGCTCCAGTATAGAAGTACAAAAAGATCAAGTGCCAAACCAAGATGCTGCATATACTATGAaatctatgaaaataaatgatggGCTATGTCACCCAAAATTTACGTCCAAAGTACAAAAAGTTAAAGGTAAATCACGAAGTATTAGAAAATCTTGGTGGTCAAATTTTCAGCATTTGGAAAACAGTGTTAAAAAAGATGTGACATTCTGTTATTCATGCCAGTTGTTCTCCCAGAAAAATTTTAGCTGTGAAGGAGAGTCATTTGCAACCCAAGAAATTTCTAATTGGAAAAAAACTCTGGAAAAATTCAGAAAGCATGAAAAAAGTGAAATGCATCTGAAGTCATTGCAATTTTGGAGGGAATACCAATTTTGTGATGAAGCTGTCAATGATaatttatctattcattcaaaacagattgaaggaaataaaaagtaccTAAAGCttataattgaaaatattttatttcttggaaaGCAGTGTTTACCCTTAAGAGGAAACGACCAGTCTATTTCATCTGTGAATAAAGGCAATTTTTTAGAATTGTTAGAAATCAGAGCAAAAgataaaggagaagaaatatttCGACTTACGAATTCACAAGTTGACTTCTATAATAGTGCACAGATTCAAAATGATATTATTGAAATTATAAAGACTGAAATGTTGCAAGATATTGTGAATGAGATCAATGTCTCCTCAGCTTTTTCAATAATATGTGATGAAACAAATGATAGTACCACTAAAGAACAGTTTTCAATTTGTGTAAGATACCCACAAAAAACAGCAAAAGCTATCTTAATTAAAGAGAGATTTTTGGGTTTCATAGATGTTGAAGAGATTGCTGGGGCCAACTTACATGGGACTATTAGAACATACCTACAGCATATTGGAGTGGATTTGAGTAAAATTTGTGGCCAGGCCTATGATAGTACCACTAATTTGAGgggaaaatttaataaaattgcaGCAGAATTCAAGAAGGAGGAGCCAAGAGCTTTATATATACATTGTTATGCACATTTTTTGGATTTAGCAGTAATTCGtttttgcaaagaaataaaagaactacGAAGTGCTTTAAATACTCTCAGTTCTTTGTTCAACACTATTCATATGTCTGGGGAACTATCTGCAAATTTTCGAAATATTTGTAAGCTAAGTCAGAACAAAACATGCAAAAAACATACATCACAATCATGTTGGACAGTCCATGATCGTACATTACTATCTGTGATTGAAGGTCTTCCAGAGATTATTGAAGCACTGGAAGTTTTATCAAGCCGTTCTTCAAACGCAAGTTTGGCTGATGAATTGAGTGATCTGTTGACATTGGTTTCcaaatttgaatttatattttgtttgaaatttctTTATCGAGTACTAAGTGTTACAGGAATTCTTTCTAAAGAGCTTCAAAGTGAAATGATagacattttttctttgtcttcaaaaATAGAAGCAATTTTTGAATGTTTATCATCTGAAAGAAATGATGTCTATTTCAAAACTATCTGGGATGGAGCAGAGGAAATATGTCAAAAAGTAACATGTAAAGGTTTTGAAGTTGAAAGACCATCTtttcagaagagaagaaaaatccagaaaacaatAGATCTTGGCAATGCAGACAGTATGGTTTTTCCTACCTCAACAGAAgaacaatataaaattaatatttattaccaAGGATTGGATACTATCTTACAAAATTTAAACTTATGTTTTTCAGAGTTTGATTATTGCAAAATGAAGCAAATTTCAGAACTATTACTGAAATGGAATGAACCCTTAAATGAAACAACAGCCAAACACATCCAAGAATTCTATAAACTTGATGCAGACATCATCCCAGAACTTAGATTTTATCGACAATATGCAAAGCTCAACTTTGTCATAGATTATGATTGTATCACCTTCATCGATCTTGGCTACTTATTTATTCAGCATGGTCTTCACAATAATATTCCTTGCATATCAAAGCTATTATATATTGCTTTGTCTTGGCCAGTTACTTCAGCAAGTGCCAAAAATTCATTTTCTACACTGCCTCGTCTTAAAACATATTTATGTTGTGCTCTTGGACAAGAGAAACTTAGTGGCCTGGCCCTAATGGCTATTGAGCAGGAATTGGCAAATAAACTGATGGAGCCTGAAAGACTCAATGGAATTGTGGAAAAGTTTATCCATCAGACAAAAGAAATATAA